A genome region from Flavobacterium sp. CFS9 includes the following:
- a CDS encoding helix-turn-helix domain-containing protein, with the protein MSTETRPRNIGRNISRIRELRGMKQEILAEAIGVSQQSVSNIEASENIDKEKLVLIAKALGVTVEAIENFTEESVFNYFNTFYDNSTAGSASFNNHPNHCTFNPLDKVVELYERLVQAEKEKVEYLEKLMKLK; encoded by the coding sequence ATGAGCACAGAAACCAGACCCAGAAATATTGGCCGAAATATCAGCCGTATCAGAGAACTTCGCGGAATGAAACAAGAGATTCTTGCTGAAGCTATTGGAGTAAGCCAGCAATCTGTTTCGAATATTGAAGCCAGCGAAAATATTGACAAAGAAAAACTAGTACTAATTGCAAAAGCACTTGGCGTGACGGTAGAAGCGATCGAAAATTTTACAGAAGAATCTGTTTTTAATTATTTCAATACCTTTTATGATAATAGTACTGCTGGGTCTGCATCATTTAACAATCATCCAAATCATTGCACCTTCAACCCTCTTGATAAAGTGGTCGAGCTTTACGAACGTTTGGTTCAGGCCGAAAAAGAAAAGGTCGAATACTTAGAAAAATTAATGAAATTGAAATAA
- a CDS encoding UvrD-helicase domain-containing protein — MVTKRVNLELEVRKIFEHIDNGNNFLLSGGAGSGKTYSLVQVIRQVIEENPFVKVACMTYTNSAVKEIEERVNHKNLNVTTIHDFLWDCISNYQTDLKRYLIELINDPNSKINTVNNQKVGIDYYDKVEKIKYDNFLRIADGIISHDEVILLAEKMFKHSVKLCSVIKDKFPFIFIDEYQDTQKEVIEIFLNHLKNSKKKSVVGFFGDAMQSIYEGGIGNLDGYIGEGDKVREVQKTQNRRNPKQIYDLANELRTDGLKQSHSDDQSAPNMDKNSGQVKKGSIIFYYSQDEKNEVVKQDLLNTYSWDFTNTRETKELNLTHNLIAKKAGFPSLIEIYDKDPIVKHLQAIRKYIRLTNFSYDKNIVVKDLISTLKLEIKTKIESLGLSSFTVLKFIENLKNTYASNESEVITLLEKIKPIDDNTIKEEHKVLIREFREETGITEIDFIYVIKVMKEIDKGIDGKHTHLYDTIKEEKYEKVKSLFFDKDNLIDDKKQNEEDESKKGSNRDVLIKFLYKIQFCVDLYEQNKFNEFLQTIDLKKNEGEGILTFKNRLKKIIDDLKSKSNEKIEDILSFVNESGFLNSNRDDRFNRFKDEKKYLYDKVKEVSFAEFINLYNYLEGKTPFSTQHKTKGDEFDNVLVVLDNGKWNDYNFKYLFEKNGSQSVLERTQKIFYVCCTRAKEELAIYYHGINETENALIFETAKEWFGDNLIDADKL, encoded by the coding sequence ATGGTTACGAAAAGAGTAAATTTAGAGTTAGAGGTTCGAAAAATATTTGAACACATTGATAACGGGAATAATTTTTTGTTGAGTGGTGGTGCTGGAAGTGGTAAGACATATTCCTTAGTTCAGGTAATAAGACAAGTTATAGAAGAGAATCCGTTTGTTAAAGTTGCTTGTATGACTTATACAAATTCTGCGGTAAAAGAGATAGAAGAAAGGGTTAATCATAAAAACTTAAATGTAACAACTATTCATGATTTCCTGTGGGATTGTATAAGTAATTATCAAACCGATTTGAAAAGATATTTAATTGAATTGATAAACGATCCTAATTCAAAAATTAATACAGTAAATAATCAGAAAGTTGGGATCGATTATTATGACAAAGTAGAAAAAATTAAATATGATAATTTTCTAAGAATCGCTGATGGAATAATTTCACATGACGAAGTTATTTTATTGGCGGAAAAGATGTTTAAACACTCTGTAAAATTATGTTCCGTAATAAAAGATAAATTTCCCTTTATTTTTATTGATGAGTATCAAGATACTCAAAAAGAAGTAATAGAAATATTTTTAAATCATCTAAAAAATAGTAAAAAAAAATCTGTTGTAGGATTTTTTGGAGATGCAATGCAATCTATTTATGAAGGTGGAATTGGGAATTTAGATGGATATATTGGAGAAGGAGATAAGGTAAGGGAAGTACAAAAAACTCAAAATAGAAGAAATCCTAAACAAATTTATGATTTAGCAAATGAATTGCGAACTGATGGCTTAAAACAAAGTCATTCAGATGATCAGAGTGCACCAAACATGGATAAAAATTCTGGACAAGTAAAAAAAGGAAGCATAATTTTTTATTATAGCCAAGATGAAAAGAATGAAGTTGTTAAACAAGATTTGTTAAATACATATTCTTGGGATTTTACAAATACTAGAGAAACAAAAGAACTAAATCTTACTCATAATTTAATAGCGAAAAAAGCTGGTTTTCCTAGTCTTATTGAGATATATGATAAAGATCCAATTGTAAAACATCTACAAGCGATTAGAAAATATATACGTCTTACAAATTTCTCTTATGATAAAAATATTGTAGTTAAAGATTTAATTAGTACATTAAAGTTAGAGATAAAAACTAAAATAGAAAGTTTAGGTTTAAGTTCTTTTACTGTATTAAAATTTATAGAAAATTTAAAAAACACATATGCTTCAAATGAATCTGAAGTAATTACTTTATTAGAGAAAATTAAACCAATTGATGACAATACAATTAAAGAAGAACATAAAGTATTAATTCGTGAATTTAGGGAAGAAACTGGAATTACAGAGATTGATTTTATTTATGTAATTAAAGTAATGAAAGAGATAGATAAAGGGATTGATGGAAAGCATACTCATTTATATGATACAATAAAAGAAGAAAAGTATGAAAAAGTAAAATCTCTTTTTTTTGATAAAGATAACTTAATAGATGATAAAAAACAGAATGAGGAAGATGAAAGTAAAAAAGGTTCAAACAGAGACGTACTAATTAAGTTTTTGTATAAAATTCAATTTTGTGTAGATCTTTATGAGCAGAATAAATTCAACGAATTTTTACAAACAATTGATCTAAAGAAAAATGAAGGAGAAGGTATTCTAACTTTTAAAAATAGATTGAAAAAGATCATTGACGATTTAAAATCAAAGTCAAATGAAAAAATAGAGGATATACTATCTTTTGTTAATGAATCAGGATTTTTAAATAGCAATAGAGATGATAGATTTAATAGATTTAAAGATGAAAAAAAATATCTCTATGATAAAGTCAAAGAAGTAAGTTTTGCAGAGTTCATAAACTTGTATAATTATTTAGAAGGTAAAACACCGTTTTCGACTCAGCACAAAACTAAAGGTGACGAGTTTGACAATGTATTAGTCGTACTTGATAATGGTAAATGGAATGACTACAATTTCAAATATCTTTTTGAAAAGAATGGAAGTCAAAGTGTTTTAGAAAGAACACAAAAAATATTTTATGTATGCTGTACGAGAGCAAAAGAAGAGTTAGCGATTTACTATCATGGTATAAATGAAACGGAGAATGCTTTAATATTTGAAACTGCTAAAGAATGGTTCGGAGATAATTTAATTGATGCTGATAAATTATGA
- a CDS encoding ATP-dependent endonuclease, producing the protein MIIESVLIRNFRLLKDLKLDLENDLSLLLGKNNSGKTSILSALDKFINQSENKKISSDDFNISYKEEIRKLIESPNELTEKDYNDNIHGIILRLVVSYTDEDDFENISKLMMDLDPDNNYLILGYDYSLHFNDYKLFRSDFKTFKIEEKRKLDESIKKEKGKLKNERKLYKQKGFDIFFKLYQDKYFHHRKKSIAYDYKNKVLFEDQFIDLDNNSTKVNLKNVINFKYISARRNVTNKEADKTLSSQTSQIYERSEKNEEDSKSIEEFKETLSETDETLTNVYASLFGRIVKKVERFGGIKKGESVIKIISSLERRELLKGNTTVIYEHDESSSLPEFYNGLGYMNLISMIFEIEILLQEFKRSKDEKPADINLLFIEEPEAHTHPQMQYVFITNIKSLLEEGIVKNGCVDKKLQYVISTHSSHIVSNCKDFNSIKYLKKENQNSIKSKNLKDLENEYSEAGQEQNFRFLKQYLTLNRSELFFADKAIFIEGDTERILLPAMMKKIDLEESLLENELELLSQNISIVEVGNYANIFERFINFIGVKSLIVTDLDSVKKDFIRNDKGEIKKTSKGNDRQADFSCRVIEGQKTTNPTLNFFFPGLHFSELLSKSEEEKRFLKDSNWINSKDGFLQIAFQIKDVKNYCPRSFEDAFFNIDENITFIKNNRSKFNGLKNMALFYDATKDAYDLGEKCIESKGSFALDILLNSDEDYSEWKIPAYIKQGLLWLRKE; encoded by the coding sequence ATGATAATAGAATCTGTATTAATTAGAAATTTTAGACTTCTAAAAGATTTAAAATTAGATTTGGAGAATGATTTATCTCTACTCTTGGGAAAAAATAATTCAGGAAAGACCTCAATATTGAGCGCCTTAGATAAATTTATTAATCAATCTGAGAATAAAAAAATTTCATCGGATGATTTCAACATATCGTATAAGGAAGAGATTAGGAAGTTAATTGAATCTCCCAATGAATTAACTGAAAAAGATTATAATGACAATATTCATGGAATTATTTTAAGATTGGTAGTTTCTTATACCGACGAAGATGACTTTGAAAACATTTCAAAATTAATGATGGATTTAGACCCTGATAATAATTATTTGATTTTAGGATATGATTATTCTTTGCATTTTAATGATTACAAGCTGTTTAGGTCTGACTTTAAGACTTTTAAAATTGAAGAGAAAAGAAAATTAGATGAATCTATAAAAAAAGAAAAAGGTAAGCTTAAAAATGAAAGAAAATTATACAAACAGAAAGGTTTTGACATTTTTTTTAAGTTATATCAAGATAAATATTTTCATCATAGAAAGAAATCTATAGCATACGATTATAAAAATAAAGTTTTATTTGAAGATCAATTTATTGATTTAGATAATAATTCAACTAAAGTAAATTTAAAGAATGTTATAAATTTCAAATATATAAGTGCCAGAAGAAATGTTACTAATAAAGAAGCGGATAAAACTCTTTCTTCCCAAACATCACAAATTTATGAAAGAAGTGAAAAGAATGAAGAAGATAGTAAAAGTATAGAAGAATTTAAGGAAACATTAAGTGAAACAGACGAAACACTTACAAATGTTTATGCTTCACTTTTTGGAAGAATTGTAAAGAAAGTTGAACGATTTGGAGGTATTAAAAAAGGAGAATCCGTTATAAAGATTATTTCATCTTTGGAGAGAAGAGAACTACTCAAAGGTAACACCACAGTTATTTACGAGCATGATGAGTCCAGCTCTTTGCCTGAATTTTATAATGGTTTAGGTTACATGAATCTTATAAGTATGATTTTTGAAATTGAAATATTACTTCAAGAATTTAAGAGAAGTAAGGATGAAAAGCCAGCAGATATTAATTTGTTGTTTATTGAAGAACCGGAGGCTCATACTCATCCACAAATGCAGTATGTTTTTATCACTAATATTAAATCACTTCTAGAAGAGGGAATTGTAAAAAATGGATGTGTAGATAAGAAGCTTCAATATGTAATATCGACGCATTCATCACATATCGTTTCAAATTGTAAAGATTTTAATTCAATAAAATATCTAAAAAAAGAAAATCAAAATAGTATAAAATCAAAAAATCTAAAAGATTTAGAAAATGAATATTCTGAAGCAGGACAGGAGCAGAATTTTAGATTTTTGAAACAATATTTAACCCTCAATAGGTCTGAACTATTTTTTGCTGATAAAGCAATTTTTATTGAAGGTGATACAGAGAGAATACTTTTGCCTGCAATGATGAAAAAAATAGATTTAGAGGAATCATTACTTGAAAATGAATTAGAATTGCTTTCACAAAATATATCAATAGTAGAGGTAGGAAATTATGCAAACATCTTCGAAAGATTTATAAATTTTATAGGAGTAAAAAGTTTGATTGTTACTGATTTAGATTCTGTAAAAAAAGATTTTATTAGAAATGATAAAGGAGAGATAAAAAAAACGTCAAAAGGTAACGATAGACAAGCTGATTTTAGTTGTAGAGTTATAGAAGGGCAAAAAACAACAAATCCAACTTTAAATTTCTTTTTCCCAGGTTTGCATTTTTCTGAATTACTGTCCAAATCTGAAGAAGAAAAAAGATTTTTAAAAGATTCAAATTGGATTAATAGTAAGGACGGTTTTTTGCAGATAGCTTTTCAAATAAAAGATGTTAAGAATTATTGCCCTAGAAGTTTTGAAGATGCTTTTTTTAATATAGATGAAAACATCACTTTCATAAAAAATAATAGAAGTAAATTCAATGGATTAAAAAATATGGCATTATTTTATGATGCTACAAAGGACGCATATGATTTGGGTGAAAAATGTATTGAAAGTAAAGGCTCTTTTGCTCTAGATATTCTCCTGAATAGTGATGAAGATTACAGCGAATGGAAAATTCCTGCATATATAAAACAAGGGTTATTATGGTTACGAAAAGAGTAA
- a CDS encoding response regulator transcription factor, translating to MKIQVAIVEDDKNYNQALKNIIDFQQDMECVAQFFNGKNALQKLEALEPDVVLMDIQLQDLSGIDLVFKLTDVMPGTTFVMCTSFENDEKIFSALRAGASGYLVKGDPLDKIIQAIQEAHKGGAPMSFAIAKRVLQHFQETKVQVQTLSLLTVTEKEVLDLLAQGLLYKEIADKKNVTIDTIKKHIGNIYRKLQVSNKIEAINKFNTKN from the coding sequence ATGAAGATACAAGTAGCCATAGTAGAGGATGATAAGAATTACAATCAGGCCTTAAAAAATATCATCGATTTCCAGCAGGATATGGAATGTGTGGCTCAGTTTTTTAACGGTAAAAATGCTTTGCAAAAACTGGAAGCCTTAGAGCCAGACGTGGTTTTAATGGATATTCAGCTGCAGGATTTATCAGGTATTGATCTTGTTTTTAAATTAACAGATGTAATGCCAGGCACAACCTTCGTAATGTGCACCAGTTTTGAAAATGACGAAAAAATATTTTCGGCATTACGTGCAGGTGCAAGCGGTTATCTGGTAAAAGGAGATCCGCTGGACAAGATCATTCAGGCGATTCAGGAAGCTCACAAAGGCGGTGCCCCTATGAGTTTTGCGATTGCGAAGCGCGTTTTACAACATTTTCAGGAAACAAAAGTACAAGTACAAACCTTATCGTTACTGACTGTAACCGAAAAAGAAGTTCTTGACTTGCTGGCGCAGGGACTTCTCTACAAAGAAATTGCCGATAAAAAAAATGTCACCATCGACACCATTAAAAAACACATTGGCAATATCTACCGAAAACTACAAGTAAGTAACAAAATTGAAGCAATTAACAAGTTTAACACCAAAAACTAG
- a CDS encoding sensor histidine kinase gives MSELPHEIKLTYIIAIMVMLLFVCFIIMVVFVYNKKQLIQQQENQIKESEFQNQLLQKELERQKAIQVERERISQDMHDDLGAGISAIKLQAEFLKYKMPEESFSEDLEVIISTSEEMNLAMREILWSLNSQNDTIGNFIEYVSLYVKRFLDKTTITFQLDSNIIEKETNLSVKARRNLFLVVKEAVHNVYKHSQATTLQIQFEQTEDDLKITINDNGVGFSDTIQKGNGMNNMSLRMEAINGTFKIVPAQKGTHLLFVCPLEDQILEQYSKESF, from the coding sequence ATGAGCGAGCTGCCTCACGAAATAAAACTTACTTATATCATTGCCATCATGGTGATGCTGTTATTTGTTTGTTTTATAATTATGGTTGTATTTGTTTACAACAAAAAACAGCTTATTCAGCAGCAGGAAAACCAAATCAAAGAAAGCGAGTTTCAAAACCAATTACTCCAAAAAGAACTAGAGCGTCAAAAAGCGATTCAAGTAGAAAGAGAGCGAATTTCACAGGATATGCATGATGATCTTGGTGCCGGAATTTCGGCCATAAAACTTCAGGCAGAATTTTTAAAATATAAAATGCCTGAAGAAAGTTTTTCGGAAGATCTGGAAGTCATTATATCAACTTCAGAAGAGATGAATTTAGCCATGAGAGAAATTCTCTGGAGTCTGAATTCTCAAAATGATACTATTGGTAATTTTATAGAATATGTAAGTCTCTATGTCAAACGTTTTTTAGACAAGACTACTATAACATTTCAGCTAGATTCGAATATTATTGAAAAAGAAACCAATTTATCTGTAAAAGCCAGAAGAAATCTTTTTCTGGTAGTAAAAGAAGCCGTACATAATGTCTACAAGCACAGTCAGGCAACTACTCTACAAATTCAATTTGAACAGACTGAGGATGATCTTAAAATTACGATTAATGATAACGGAGTTGGATTTTCTGATACGATTCAAAAAGGAAATGGTATGAACAATATGTCACTTCGAATGGAAGCCATAAATGGCACTTTTAAAATTGTTCCTGCTCAAAAAGGGACACATTTATTGTTTGTGTGCCCCTTAGAAGATCAAATTTTAGAACAGTACAGCAAAGAATCTTTTTAA
- a CDS encoding nucleotidyltransferase domain-containing protein, whose translation MTIQNLKSQNLILFEVISGSKSFGLNTPTSDTDIKGVYYLPKERFFGLDYIPQVSNETNDEVYYEIGRFVELLLKNNPNILEILASPEDCILYKHPLMEYLKIEDFLSKLCKDSFAGYAVTQIKKARGLNKKIVNPMPKEKKNLLDFCYVLNGYETVSLLAFLKENNWNQEQIGLVNLPNSKGMFAMFYDENKTLGYKGIIQKETSNEVSLSSIPKDEKLMGYLSCNQDGYSKYCKEYTEYWNWIEKRNEDRYNTNQQHGKNYDSKNMMHTIRLLQTAEQILSTGKLNIRVSNRDELLDIKAGNKEYDDLLEMADQLIASIESHYVTSNLPDKPDEEKAVQTIIKIREELYK comes from the coding sequence ATGACCATCCAAAACCTAAAATCTCAAAACCTTATCCTTTTCGAAGTCATTTCAGGGAGTAAATCTTTTGGATTGAATACTCCAACATCTGACACCGATATTAAGGGGGTTTATTATCTGCCTAAAGAAAGATTCTTTGGATTAGATTATATTCCGCAAGTTAGTAATGAAACGAATGATGAAGTGTATTACGAAATTGGTCGTTTTGTAGAGTTATTGCTTAAAAACAACCCCAATATACTTGAAATTTTGGCTTCTCCGGAAGATTGTATTTTGTACAAACATCCCTTAATGGAGTACTTGAAAATAGAAGATTTTCTGTCGAAACTTTGCAAAGATTCTTTTGCAGGTTATGCCGTAACTCAGATTAAAAAGGCGAGAGGTTTAAACAAGAAAATTGTAAATCCAATGCCAAAGGAAAAGAAAAACCTTTTGGACTTTTGTTATGTTTTAAATGGATACGAAACAGTTTCTTTATTGGCATTTTTAAAAGAGAATAACTGGAATCAGGAACAAATTGGTTTGGTAAATCTTCCTAATTCAAAAGGAATGTTTGCGATGTTTTATGACGAAAATAAAACTTTAGGCTATAAAGGAATTATTCAGAAAGAAACCTCCAATGAAGTTTCGCTTTCATCAATTCCAAAAGATGAAAAGCTAATGGGTTACTTGTCTTGTAATCAGGATGGCTATTCAAAGTATTGCAAAGAATATACTGAATACTGGAACTGGATTGAGAAGCGTAACGAAGATCGTTACAATACGAACCAACAACACGGAAAGAATTATGACAGTAAAAACATGATGCACACCATCAGGCTTTTACAAACTGCTGAGCAAATTTTGTCCACTGGAAAATTAAATATCAGAGTTTCTAATCGGGATGAATTATTAGATATAAAAGCAGGAAACAAAGAATACGATGATTTACTGGAAATGGCCGATCAATTAATTGCTTCAATAGAAAGTCATTACGTAACTTCAAATCTTCCTGACAAACCTGATGAAGAAAAGGCCGTTCAAACCATAATCAAAATTAGAGAAGAATTGTATAAATAA
- a CDS encoding nucleotidyltransferase domain-containing protein codes for MKEKILEKLKEIEKQKDVEILFAVESGSRAWGFASPDSDYDIRFIYKHKPDYYLSLWEKSDVIEFMTEDDLDGSGWDLRKSVKLLAKSNTALMEWLFSPVVYFQNDAFVKQMQDLAVECFSPIAVLHHYLGTTKNFMEVCEMEEVKLKSYFYALRTALAGKWIIEKNTFPPVAFADLLPIAPQNIQEKIIELQNIKADQDEKYLHTKETLITDFLLETIQFNQENASKLGSGKRLSEELELFFKITIKQELVK; via the coding sequence ATGAAAGAAAAAATACTAGAAAAATTAAAAGAAATAGAAAAGCAGAAGGATGTAGAGATACTTTTTGCAGTAGAATCAGGAAGTCGTGCCTGGGGATTTGCTTCTCCGGATAGCGATTACGATATTCGTTTTATATACAAACACAAACCAGATTACTATTTGTCACTTTGGGAAAAATCCGATGTGATCGAATTTATGACCGAAGATGATCTTGATGGTTCTGGCTGGGATTTACGCAAATCCGTAAAGTTATTAGCAAAATCTAATACCGCTTTGATGGAGTGGTTGTTTTCGCCAGTTGTGTATTTTCAGAATGATGCTTTTGTAAAACAAATGCAGGATCTAGCTGTCGAATGTTTTTCACCAATAGCGGTTTTACACCACTATCTAGGAACAACGAAAAATTTCATGGAAGTCTGCGAAATGGAAGAAGTAAAACTAAAAAGTTATTTCTATGCTTTAAGAACGGCTTTAGCAGGAAAATGGATTATAGAAAAGAATACTTTTCCTCCCGTTGCTTTTGCCGATTTATTGCCAATTGCACCACAGAATATACAAGAGAAAATAATAGAGCTGCAAAATATAAAAGCCGATCAGGATGAAAAATATTTGCACACTAAAGAAACTTTAATAACCGATTTTTTATTGGAAACGATACAATTTAATCAAGAGAATGCGAGTAAGTTAGGAAGTGGGAAAAGATTGAGTGAAGAGCTGGAATTGTTTTTTAAAATAACTATAAAACAAGAATTAGTAAAATGA